A single Kribbella aluminosa DNA region contains:
- a CDS encoding Gfo/Idh/MocA family protein → MSNPLKIATLSFWHVHAGDYSRQAQAHPGTDLVAVWDDDADRGREGAERFGAEYTGDLDALLARDDLDGVVITTPTDVHRDIMVKAAQAGKHIFTEKVLAPTVAEAEEIVAATDAAGVKLVVSLPRLYHGYTTAIREVLDKGTLGTLTYGRVRLSHDGAIGRDGKEGWLPQRFFEPKAAIGGALTDLGCHPVYLTQLFLGAQPETVSATYRSVAGRGLEDNAVVVAGYGDQRIGVIEAGFASNNPFTIELFGTEGTLTYTDAGNVLLVNGEQVDVPEHSPDAFAQWVDHINDGTRADDNIARAVELTRLVVAANSAAESNQVISYS, encoded by the coding sequence GTGTCCAATCCACTGAAGATCGCGACGCTCAGCTTCTGGCACGTGCATGCCGGCGACTACTCGAGACAGGCCCAGGCGCACCCGGGGACGGACCTGGTGGCCGTCTGGGACGACGACGCCGATCGGGGCCGCGAAGGCGCCGAGCGGTTCGGTGCCGAGTACACCGGTGATCTCGACGCCCTGCTCGCGCGCGACGATCTCGACGGCGTGGTGATCACGACGCCGACCGACGTACACCGCGACATCATGGTGAAGGCGGCCCAGGCCGGCAAGCACATCTTCACCGAGAAGGTCCTGGCGCCGACGGTCGCCGAGGCCGAGGAGATCGTCGCCGCCACCGATGCGGCCGGCGTGAAGCTGGTCGTCTCGCTGCCGCGGCTGTACCACGGCTACACGACGGCGATCCGCGAAGTACTCGACAAGGGCACCCTCGGCACGCTGACGTACGGCCGGGTCCGCCTCTCGCACGACGGTGCGATCGGCCGCGACGGCAAGGAGGGCTGGCTGCCGCAACGGTTCTTCGAGCCGAAGGCCGCGATCGGCGGCGCGCTGACCGACCTCGGCTGCCATCCGGTGTACCTGACCCAGCTGTTCCTCGGCGCGCAGCCGGAAACCGTGAGCGCGACGTACCGCTCGGTGGCCGGTCGTGGGCTGGAGGACAACGCTGTCGTGGTGGCCGGGTACGGCGACCAGCGGATCGGCGTGATCGAGGCGGGGTTCGCGAGCAACAACCCGTTCACGATCGAGCTGTTCGGGACCGAGGGGACGCTGACGTACACGGACGCGGGCAACGTGCTGCTGGTGAACGGGGAGCAGGTCGACGTACCTGAGCACTCGCCGGACGCGTTCGCGCAGTGGGTCGACCACATCAACGACGGCACGCGTGCGGACGACAACATCGCGCGGGCGGTCGAGCTGACGCGACTGGTGGTCGCGGCGAACTCTGCGGCCGAGTCCAACCAAGTCATTTCCTACAGCTGA
- a CDS encoding Gfo/Idh/MocA family protein, which produces MIKVGLIGAGGIASAHIKGYRAHAEKIGVTAVADAVEETAKKRGEELGAAVYTDYQEMLANEELDAVDICLPHHLHRDAIVAAAEAGKHILCEKPLCLSAEEAADVRKAVTEHGVTLMCAHNQLFMPAVAKARELLQGGTIGTVYEVRTTDSFYNDFDPSSMGWRASSKTSGGGELIDTGYHPTYLMLHLAGGMPVEATAMLSTHRLKFMEGEDSAQVLIRFDNGVVGQLVTSWAYQPAESTERFSAVGELGSLTSDGTTLSYQLRSGETETFEFEPIDTFVAEIGHFAESLAAKQRPLHTEEEGIAVLGILLAAYEGSKSKTIAPVLKV; this is translated from the coding sequence ATGATCAAGGTTGGATTGATCGGTGCCGGTGGGATCGCGTCGGCGCACATCAAGGGCTACCGGGCGCATGCCGAGAAGATCGGCGTGACCGCGGTTGCGGACGCTGTCGAGGAGACTGCGAAGAAGCGGGGCGAGGAGCTCGGCGCCGCGGTGTACACGGACTACCAGGAGATGCTCGCCAACGAGGAGCTGGACGCGGTCGACATCTGCCTGCCGCACCACCTCCACCGGGACGCGATCGTCGCGGCCGCCGAAGCCGGCAAGCACATCCTCTGCGAGAAGCCGCTGTGCCTGTCCGCCGAGGAGGCGGCCGACGTCCGCAAGGCGGTGACCGAGCACGGCGTGACGCTGATGTGCGCGCACAACCAGCTGTTCATGCCGGCCGTCGCGAAGGCGCGCGAGCTGTTGCAGGGCGGCACGATCGGCACCGTGTACGAAGTACGGACGACCGATAGCTTCTACAACGACTTCGACCCGAGCTCGATGGGCTGGCGGGCGAGCAGTAAGACGAGTGGCGGTGGCGAGCTCATCGACACCGGGTACCACCCCACCTATCTGATGCTGCACCTGGCCGGCGGCATGCCGGTCGAGGCGACCGCGATGCTCTCCACGCACAGGTTGAAGTTCATGGAGGGAGAGGACTCCGCGCAGGTGCTGATCCGGTTCGACAACGGCGTCGTCGGCCAGCTCGTGACCAGCTGGGCGTACCAGCCGGCCGAGTCCACCGAGCGCTTCTCCGCCGTCGGCGAACTCGGCTCCCTGACCAGCGACGGTACGACGCTCTCGTACCAGCTCCGCTCCGGCGAGACGGAGACGTTCGAGTTCGAACCGATCGACACGTTCGTCGCGGAGATCGGCCACTTCGCCGAGTCGCTGGCCGCCAAACAGCGCCCGCTGCACACCGAGGAGGAAGGCATCGCCGTCCTCGGCATCCTCCTGGCCGCGTACGAAGGCTCGAAGTCGAAGACCATCGCCCCGGTCCTGAAGGTCTAG
- a CDS encoding SDR family oxidoreductase, translating into MRVFITGASGHVGSALVPELLHNGHQVLGLARSDESAKRLTDWGAEAVRGDLHDLDRLRAAAAAADGVVHLAFRHDAMAAGDLAGAAESDLAALQAIGDVLAGTDKPLVSTSGTGMLAQSVQGRVATESDHDPNGGYRIDAENYVVDLAGKGVRTSVLRLPAITHSRLDLHGFAPSLISFARRNGFAAYVGDGRNRWPAVHTLDAARAYRLALESAPAGSRLHAVQDEGIEFRTIAEAIGRGLGVPARSVTPDEAAEYVGFLSRFAVMDNPTSAARTSELLNWQPTHPNLLADLAEGFYFKEV; encoded by the coding sequence ATGCGCGTATTCATCACCGGAGCATCCGGTCACGTCGGGTCGGCGCTGGTGCCGGAGCTTCTGCACAACGGTCATCAGGTGCTCGGCCTGGCCCGCTCGGACGAGTCGGCGAAGCGGCTCACCGACTGGGGCGCCGAGGCCGTTCGCGGCGACCTGCACGACCTCGACCGGCTGCGGGCGGCGGCCGCCGCTGCCGACGGCGTCGTACACCTCGCGTTCCGCCATGACGCGATGGCGGCCGGGGACCTGGCCGGTGCGGCGGAGTCCGATCTCGCCGCGCTGCAGGCGATCGGCGACGTCCTGGCCGGCACCGACAAGCCGCTCGTCAGTACGTCGGGCACCGGCATGCTCGCGCAGAGCGTCCAGGGCCGGGTCGCGACCGAGTCCGACCACGACCCGAACGGCGGCTATCGCATCGACGCCGAAAACTACGTCGTCGACCTGGCCGGCAAGGGCGTCCGTACGTCCGTCCTGCGCCTGCCGGCCATCACGCACAGCCGCCTCGACCTGCACGGGTTCGCCCCGTCGCTGATCTCGTTCGCCCGCCGCAACGGCTTCGCGGCGTACGTCGGCGACGGCCGGAACCGCTGGCCCGCCGTACATACGCTCGACGCGGCGCGGGCGTACCGCCTCGCTCTGGAGTCCGCGCCCGCCGGCAGCCGGCTGCACGCCGTACAGGACGAAGGCATCGAGTTCCGCACGATCGCCGAGGCCATCGGCCGGGGACTCGGCGTGCCCGCTCGTTCGGTCACGCCCGACGAAGCGGCGGAGTACGTCGGCTTCCTGAGCCGGTTCGCCGTCATGGACAACCCGACGTCGGCGGCCCGGACGAGTGAGCTGCTCAACTGGCAGCCCACCCACCCGAACCTGCTCGCCGACCTTGCGGAAGGCTTTTACTTCAAGGAGGTCTAG
- a CDS encoding TetR/AcrR family transcriptional regulator: MGRWEPDAAGRLREAAMALYAERGYDGTTVAEIADRAGVTARTFFRHFADKREVLFAGSELLQEHMVAALAAAPSDATPMTAMTTAVLASADFFDDIRREYSRRRAAVITSTPELRERELIKMATLTTALTEGLLARGVPPDIAALAAETGVAVFRVAFERWINAPDDVPIIDVLQTTLKNLAGLT, from the coding sequence ATGGGACGGTGGGAGCCGGACGCGGCCGGGCGGCTGCGAGAGGCCGCGATGGCGCTGTACGCCGAGCGCGGGTACGACGGCACGACCGTCGCCGAGATCGCCGACCGGGCCGGGGTCACCGCGCGGACGTTCTTCCGGCACTTCGCGGACAAACGCGAAGTACTGTTCGCCGGCTCCGAGCTGCTGCAGGAGCACATGGTCGCCGCGCTCGCGGCCGCGCCTTCGGACGCTACGCCGATGACGGCGATGACGACCGCGGTGCTCGCGTCGGCCGACTTCTTCGACGACATCCGCCGGGAGTACTCCCGCCGCCGGGCCGCGGTGATCACCTCGACGCCGGAGCTGCGGGAGCGCGAGCTGATCAAGATGGCGACGCTCACCACCGCGCTCACCGAGGGCCTGCTCGCCCGCGGCGTCCCCCCGGACATCGCCGCCCTGGCGGCCGAGACCGGCGTCGCGGTCTTCCGCGTCGCGTTCGAGCGCTGGATCAACGCCCCGGACGACGTACCGATCATCGACGTCCTCCAGACAACCCTGAAGAACCTCGCCGGGCTCACCTGA